The following are encoded together in the Ovis canadensis isolate MfBH-ARS-UI-01 breed Bighorn chromosome 2, ARS-UI_OviCan_v2, whole genome shotgun sequence genome:
- the LOC138432470 gene encoding small cysteine and glycine repeat-containing protein 3-like, translated as MGCCGCGSCGGCGGGCSGGCSGGCGSGCGGGCGGGCGGSCGSCNSCRCYRVGCCSSCCPCCCGCCGGCCSVPVVCCHRRTCSCHSCGKGCCQQKSCCCQQKCCCQKQCCH; from the coding sequence ATGGGCTGCTGTGGTTGTGGAAGTTGTGGTGGCTGCGGTGGCGGCTGCAGTGGCGGCTGCAGTGGTGGCTGCGGTAGCGGCTGTGGTGGTGGCTGCGGTGGTGGCTGCGGTGGCAGCTGTGGCAGTTGCAACAGCTGCAGGTGCTACCGGGTGGGCTGTTgcagcagctgctgcccctgctgctgcggctgctgtggGGGCTGCTGCAGCGTCCCCGTGGTCTGCTGCCACCGCCGCACCTGCAGCTGCCACTCGTGTGGGAAGGGCTGTTGCCAGcagaagagctgctgctgccagCAGAAGTGCTGCTGCCAGAAGCAATGCTGCCACTAG